A window from Ignavibacteriota bacterium encodes these proteins:
- the eutM gene encoding ethanolamine utilization microcompartment protein EutM, translating into MKLEALGMIETKGLVGAIEAADAMVKAANVSLIGKEIIGGGYVTVMVRGDVGAVKAATDAGASAAQRVGELVSVHVIPRPHADVETILPNSK; encoded by the coding sequence ATGAAATTGGAAGCACTTGGAATGATAGAAACTAAAGGATTAGTCGGCGCAATTGAAGCAGCTGACGCGATGGTAAAAGCAGCAAACGTAAGTCTAATCGGAAAAGAAATAATTGGTGGAGGATACGTTACAGTAATGGTTAGAGGTGACGTTGGAGCTGTTAAAGCTGCTACTGACGCTGGAGCTTCTGCAGCACAAAGAGTTGGAGAATTAGTTTCCGTTCATGTAATCCCAAGACCTCACGCAGATGTTGAAACCATTTTACCAAACTCCAAGTAA